A window of Methanolobus sediminis contains these coding sequences:
- the surE gene encoding 5'/3'-nucleotidase SurE, with translation MSKKILVTNDDGVYSTGIHAAWKSVSDLGDVTVSAPMTQQSGVGRSISIFEPLRITQTNINGINVNAVAGTPTDSVILGIFAVMKEMPDLLLSGFNIGENISTDTITTSGTIGAALEGASYGIPAIAASIQVMEEGDKFDDNRNYQHDYDVAIKVVNRIARKVLEHGLPENVDLLNVNIPHHAKDNPDIEVTRLARKFFKTDVEERHDPRGRPYYWIAGELIVDEEEGTDVHAIMNNGNVSVTPISLDATSPIDFSEIEHLL, from the coding sequence ATGTCAAAAAAGATACTTGTTACCAATGATGATGGTGTTTATTCAACAGGCATACATGCGGCCTGGAAAAGTGTTTCAGACCTTGGCGATGTGACTGTATCCGCACCCATGACACAACAAAGTGGTGTTGGAAGATCGATATCCATCTTTGAGCCATTAAGGATTACACAAACAAATATTAACGGAATAAATGTCAATGCCGTGGCAGGCACTCCTACAGATTCAGTGATACTGGGAATTTTTGCAGTCATGAAGGAAATGCCCGACCTCCTCCTATCAGGATTCAATATCGGAGAAAACATCAGCACTGACACAATCACAACATCAGGAACTATTGGGGCAGCACTGGAAGGTGCAAGCTACGGAATACCTGCAATCGCGGCTTCCATTCAGGTTATGGAAGAAGGAGACAAATTTGACGATAACAGGAATTACCAGCATGACTATGATGTTGCTATTAAAGTTGTCAACAGGATTGCAAGGAAAGTGCTTGAACATGGCCTGCCTGAAAATGTGGATCTGCTTAACGTGAACATACCGCACCATGCAAAAGACAATCCTGACATTGAGGTCACTCGTTTAGCCAGAAAATTCTTCAAGACCGATGTCGAAGAAAGACATGACCCCAGAGGAAGACCATATTATTGGATTGCAGGTGAGCTGATAGTTGACGAAGAAGAGGGAACCGATGTTCATGCAATCATGAACAATGGAAATGTCTCTGTGACGCCGATATCACTTGATGCGACATCACCTATTGATTTCTCGGAAATAGAGCATCTGCTGTAA
- the tnpA gene encoding IS200/IS605 family transposase — translation MSGYNLDKSRHAVFTLHYHLIFVIKYRRKALYNEKIRERLKQIIYELSEQWANDKNSEMAIEIIAQEPGDDHHHILFKATPQTNLVKVINTLKGVTARKLRQEFPETKKWLWGDAFWTPSYFIATTGQVSLDVLIKYVESQPDKIPKQE, via the coding sequence ATGTCAGGCTACAATCTCGATAAATCACGTCATGCAGTATTCACACTGCACTATCACCTAATTTTTGTAATCAAATACAGACGCAAAGCCCTGTATAACGAGAAAATCAGAGAGAGACTAAAACAAATAATCTATGAACTCTCTGAGCAATGGGCTAATGATAAAAATTCCGAAATGGCAATAGAAATCATTGCACAGGAGCCGGGGGACGACCATCACCACATTCTCTTTAAAGCCACACCTCAGACGAATCTTGTAAAGGTAATTAACACTCTCAAAGGCGTTACAGCACGAAAACTCAGACAAGAGTTTCCTGAAACAAAAAAGTGGCTTTGGGGAGATGCATTTTGGACTCCCAGCTATTTCATAGCAACAACAGGACAGGTATCACTCGATGTACTCATTAAATACGTAGAGAGTCAACCTGACAAAATACCAAAGCAAGAATGA
- the moaA gene encoding GTP 3',8-cyclase MoaA, with translation MSLPEATELLTDSYGRTVRSLRMSVTDRCNLNCIYCHNEGHIGHSKEMSVDTIVNIVEVGSRFGINRLKISGGEPLLRKDLEEALVRLPELRDVSMTTNAVLLKDRASSLKDAGLDRVNISLDTLDRDKYHTITNCGKGIFDKVLDGIHEAVDVGLTPVKLNMVLLKDLNDDEIKDMLEFTRGYGGDVILQLIELMDFRDLPQYRIDANEVERSLMSVSSDVKVRELHKRKKYIINGAEVEFVRPVDNTEFCANCNRLRVTADGKLKPCLLVSDNMVDVSEASQEELPDLFRLAVSRRVPFCIS, from the coding sequence ATGTCTCTCCCGGAAGCGACAGAACTTCTTACTGACTCTTACGGACGCACAGTCAGAAGTCTGAGGATGTCTGTAACCGACCGCTGCAATCTTAATTGCATCTACTGTCATAATGAAGGCCATATAGGCCACAGCAAAGAGATGTCAGTGGACACTATTGTTAATATTGTTGAAGTAGGGTCTCGTTTTGGAATAAACAGGCTGAAGATTTCCGGTGGTGAACCCCTTCTTAGAAAAGACCTTGAAGAAGCACTTGTACGTCTCCCTGAACTGAGGGATGTTTCCATGACAACAAATGCCGTTCTGCTGAAGGACAGGGCCTCATCCCTAAAAGATGCAGGTCTTGACAGGGTCAATATCAGTCTTGATACCCTTGACCGTGACAAGTATCACACTATCACTAATTGCGGGAAGGGAATATTTGATAAGGTGCTTGATGGGATACATGAAGCAGTAGACGTTGGTCTTACTCCTGTCAAACTCAATATGGTCCTTCTCAAAGACCTTAACGATGATGAGATAAAGGACATGTTAGAATTCACGCGCGGATATGGTGGGGACGTAATCTTACAATTGATCGAACTTATGGATTTCAGGGATCTTCCACAGTACAGGATAGATGCAAATGAAGTTGAACGTTCACTAATGTCAGTATCTTCTGATGTGAAGGTACGTGAACTGCATAAGAGGAAAAAATATATTATCAATGGGGCGGAAGTCGAATTTGTCAGACCGGTTGATAATACTGAATTCTGTGCTAACTGTAACCGCTTAAGGGTCACAGCAGACGGAAAACTAAAACCTTGCCTTCTGGTAAGTGATAATATGGTTGATGTCTCCGAAGCCAGCCAGGAAGAACTGCCTGATCTTTTCAGATTGGCTGTCAGCAGGCGTGTGCCGTTCTGTATAAGTTAA
- a CDS encoding DNA-methyltransferase: MLQLEYKIGDCLDLMREFPDNHFDLLLTDPPYGIGENTFRVNNRSKLAKTTDYGSFDWDIKVSREVIEEMVRVSKNQIIFGGNYYADWLPASSCWIVWNKDNTGCFADCELAWTSFNTAVRMYRYRWNGMIQENMAKKEKRVHPAQKPIELFKWILENYSNPGDLVLDPFLGSGTTLRACRETNRNCIGFEKNPEYEQLIKERAMLSTPYLESFA; the protein is encoded by the coding sequence TTGCTGCAGCTTGAATACAAAATAGGCGATTGTCTGGATCTCATGAGAGAATTTCCAGATAATCACTTTGATTTACTTCTCACAGATCCACCTTACGGAATCGGTGAGAATACATTTAGGGTTAACAACAGGTCTAAATTAGCCAAGACTACGGATTACGGTTCTTTCGATTGGGACATTAAAGTAAGTCGTGAAGTCATAGAAGAAATGGTCCGTGTATCAAAGAATCAGATCATCTTTGGCGGCAATTATTACGCTGACTGGTTGCCGGCTTCTTCATGCTGGATTGTCTGGAATAAAGATAATACTGGTTGTTTTGCTGACTGTGAGCTTGCATGGACTTCTTTCAATACTGCAGTACGGATGTATCGGTATAGATGGAATGGTATGATTCAAGAAAACATGGCTAAGAAAGAAAAGCGTGTGCATCCAGCACAAAAGCCTATTGAGCTTTTTAAATGGATTCTTGAGAATTACAGTAACCCAGGAGATTTAGTTTTGGATCCCTTCTTAGGTTCAGGAACTACCTTGAGAGCTTGCAGGGAAACAAACAGGAATTGTATAGGATTTGAAAAAAATCCTGAATATGAACAGTTGATAAAAGAAAGAGCTATGCTTAGCACTCCTTACCTTGAAAGCTTTGCATAG
- a CDS encoding ATP-binding cassette domain-containing protein: MEQEHSDEAIRTEGISKHYEQVKAVKGINIEVKKGELFGLLGPNGAGKSTLIGMLATMLRPTEGTARVWGYDIRSEPTEVRMSIGVVFQGTTLDQKLTGRENLDIHGRLYGLGKKERHERIDEVLKLVELTDWADEVVQKYSGGMMRRLEIARGLMHHPNVLFLDEPTLGLDPQTRNHIWEYIKKLNQEKNITMILTTHYMEEADMLCNRIAIIDHGEIIAEGTPAELKAELGGDIITLTFISEDEAAKMVEHYKNHKIQTNHNADTTEITTTGTSIRITATDGERTIPELMKISTELNLHIESVSLRKPTLDDVFLHHTGKNIRYSGPDDRKRRRGIRRMSRNAR, from the coding sequence ATGGAACAGGAACACTCAGACGAAGCGATCCGCACTGAAGGGATAAGCAAACATTACGAGCAGGTAAAAGCGGTAAAAGGCATCAACATTGAGGTTAAAAAAGGAGAGCTTTTCGGCTTGCTTGGACCCAACGGAGCGGGGAAATCGACACTCATAGGGATGCTCGCCACAATGCTCAGGCCAACTGAAGGAACAGCCCGAGTCTGGGGATATGACATCAGGAGCGAACCGACAGAAGTGCGCATGTCCATAGGAGTCGTGTTCCAGGGCACCACCCTTGACCAGAAACTCACCGGACGCGAGAATCTCGATATTCACGGAAGGCTCTACGGACTCGGGAAGAAAGAACGCCATGAGCGCATAGATGAAGTGCTCAAACTCGTAGAGCTCACCGACTGGGCTGACGAGGTGGTGCAGAAGTATTCCGGCGGAATGATGCGCAGGCTCGAGATTGCAAGAGGACTCATGCACCATCCTAACGTACTCTTCCTTGACGAACCCACCCTTGGACTTGATCCCCAGACAAGGAACCACATCTGGGAATACATCAAGAAGCTCAACCAGGAAAAGAACATCACCATGATCCTCACCACCCACTACATGGAAGAAGCTGACATGCTCTGCAACCGCATTGCCATCATCGACCACGGCGAGATAATCGCTGAAGGCACTCCCGCCGAGCTAAAAGCAGAACTCGGTGGAGACATCATAACCCTCACCTTCATCAGCGAGGACGAAGCCGCAAAAATGGTGGAACACTACAAGAACCACAAGATTCAAACCAATCACAACGCCGACACAACTGAAATAACCACCACCGGCACATCTATTCGCATAACCGCCACTGACGGAGAACGAACCATACCGGAACTCATGAAGATAAGCACCGAACTGAACCTTCACATAGAATCTGTCAGCCTGAGAAAACCAACCCTTGATGACGTATTCCTTCATCACACCGGCAAAAATATAAGATACTCAGGCCCTGATGACCGTAAAAGAAGACGCGGCATAAGGCGCATGAGCCGCAATGCCAGATAA
- a CDS encoding proteasome-activating nucleotidase: MSNSSAESPIDNISSKIKTQIESNTLDEKDVESLLHEIELLKVNNENMRAKLLEASMLANSYLEETSKLKRQIEQLTTPPLFIATVMEVDNGLALIRQHGNNQEVVTKVPANLNVEAGMRVCVNAAFSIISIISRAADVRAQVMELINSPGIDYDMIGGLDDVLKEVIESVELPLVEPELFEKIGIEPPTGVLMYGAPGTGKTLIAKAVASRANATFIRMSGSDLVQKFVGEGARLVKDVFQMARDKSPSILFIDEIDAVGGMRTHDGTTGSAEVNRTMLQLLAEMDGFDATKNVKVIAATNRIDLLDPALLRPGRFDRVIEVPLPDEKGRLEIFKIHSRKMNMAEDVDFDKLAKMTDGLSGADIKIITKEAGMFVLRRRGESITMQDLLDAYEKVVSEEEEQSSPYSMFV, translated from the coding sequence ATGTCAAATAGCAGTGCTGAATCACCAATTGACAATATTAGTTCAAAGATTAAGACTCAGATAGAGTCCAATACTCTTGACGAAAAAGATGTGGAGTCCCTACTCCATGAAATAGAATTACTTAAAGTCAATAACGAAAACATGCGGGCAAAGTTGCTTGAAGCAAGTATGCTGGCAAACAGTTACCTTGAAGAAACAAGCAAGCTCAAAAGACAGATAGAGCAACTCACCACTCCCCCACTTTTCATCGCCACGGTCATGGAAGTTGACAACGGCCTGGCACTTATCAGACAACACGGGAACAACCAGGAAGTTGTAACGAAGGTACCAGCCAACCTTAATGTTGAGGCAGGCATGAGAGTGTGTGTGAACGCCGCGTTCTCTATAATATCTATAATCTCAAGGGCTGCGGATGTGCGCGCCCAGGTTATGGAGCTTATCAACTCCCCGGGAATCGACTATGATATGATAGGTGGACTGGATGATGTTCTGAAAGAGGTTATCGAATCTGTCGAACTTCCGCTTGTAGAACCTGAACTGTTCGAGAAGATAGGTATTGAGCCCCCTACTGGTGTGCTGATGTACGGTGCGCCAGGAACAGGTAAGACACTTATCGCAAAGGCTGTTGCCTCAAGAGCAAATGCTACATTCATCAGGATGTCAGGTTCTGACCTTGTGCAGAAGTTCGTCGGAGAGGGCGCACGCCTTGTGAAGGATGTGTTCCAGATGGCTCGCGACAAGTCCCCATCCATCCTTTTCATTGATGAGATCGATGCGGTGGGTGGCATGCGTACTCATGACGGTACCACAGGTTCTGCGGAAGTAAACCGTACCATGCTTCAGCTCCTTGCCGAGATGGATGGTTTTGACGCAACAAAGAACGTGAAGGTCATTGCCGCAACCAACAGGATAGATCTTCTTGACCCTGCACTGCTTCGTCCGGGAAGATTTGACCGTGTGATTGAGGTTCCACTCCCTGATGAGAAGGGACGTCTTGAGATATTCAAGATCCACAGCCGCAAGATGAATATGGCTGAAGATGTGGACTTTGATAAACTCGCAAAGATGACAGATGGCCTCAGTGGTGCGGATATTAAGATCATCACAAAGGAAGCTGGCATGTTCGTCCTCAGAAGACGCGGAGAAAGCATCACAATGCAGGATCTCCTTGACGCATATGAGAAAGTCGTTTCCGAGGAAGAAGAACAGAGCTCCCCATACAGTATGTTTGTATAA
- a CDS encoding tyrosine-type recombinase/integrase, whose translation MKIIESFENDLALRRRTHRTIRSYSCNVKEFLQENPDPQNVTYEDLEMYLGHLLERDLKISTLKSNFSAISSFYDFLIYKKVTDKNPILGFRKRFLDTSCDSDRRQVLTVHQARQLIASLDFIREIAITMVLAKTGIRRSELLELKPQDIDFSRDIIIIVRKKRAKNLIRFIDDELHVVLENYLAWREARIRIGKCKTNYLWISDTGGRVHKDYINQFLQAYAEPIGLHDPTGPLETQLTSHCFRGFLVTHLRRAGMKKEHIKTLLGHSLKDEVWSGFYLSVDMEIVKNDYFRCVPRLIDY comes from the coding sequence GTGAAAATTATAGAGAGTTTCGAGAATGATTTAGCATTGAGGCGGCGCACTCACAGGACAATACGTAGTTATTCATGCAATGTAAAAGAGTTTTTACAGGAAAATCCTGATCCTCAAAATGTTACTTATGAGGACTTAGAAATGTACTTAGGGCATTTGCTGGAGAGAGACTTAAAGATCAGTACTTTAAAATCCAATTTCTCTGCAATATCTTCTTTTTATGATTTCCTGATTTACAAGAAAGTCACAGATAAAAATCCTATTCTTGGATTCAGGAAGAGATTTCTTGATACTTCTTGCGATTCTGACCGCAGGCAAGTATTAACAGTTCATCAGGCACGGCAATTAATAGCATCACTTGATTTTATCCGGGAAATTGCCATAACCATGGTACTGGCAAAAACTGGAATAAGGAGATCAGAACTTTTAGAGTTAAAGCCGCAGGACATAGACTTTTCCAGAGACATAATTATAATTGTCAGGAAGAAAAGAGCAAAGAACTTAATCAGGTTCATAGATGATGAATTGCACGTAGTTCTTGAAAATTATTTAGCATGGCGTGAAGCAAGAATACGTATAGGAAAGTGCAAAACTAACTATTTGTGGATATCTGACACCGGCGGGAGAGTTCACAAAGATTATATCAATCAATTTTTACAGGCATATGCTGAACCCATCGGGCTACATGATCCCACCGGACCACTTGAGACACAGCTTACAAGCCATTGCTTCAGGGGTTTTTTAGTGACACATCTTAGACGTGCAGGAATGAAAAAAGAGCATATCAAGACACTTTTAGGCCACTCGCTTAAAGATGAAGTTTGGAGTGGCTTTTATTTGTCTGTTGATATGGAAATTGTCAAGAATGATTATTTTAGATGTGTTCCCCGGCTGATTGATTATTGA
- the uvrB gene encoding excinuclease ABC subunit UvrB, which produces MRPFKLVSEYSPKGDQPKAISQLTEGMLAGKKHQTLLGVTGSGKTFTVANVIQNVQKPTLVIAHNKTLAAQLFSEFREFFPDNAVEYFVSYYDYYQPEAYLPTTDTYIEKDASINEEIDRLRLSATKSLLERKDVIVVSSVSCIYNLGSPDEWRAMSVMLTPGMEIDRPSFLESLINIQYERNDVAFTQGTFRLRGDTIEIFPAQEKEGIRIELFGDEIDRIAYFDTLTGKVLEEVLPGETIGIYPAKHFVMPEEYIDKALGTIEAELHDRLAVLRSENRLLEAQRLEQRTKFDMEMIRELGYCSGIENYSRHFDGRRPGEPPSSLLNFFPEDYLLVIDESHVTIPQIRGMHNGDRARKQSLVEYGFRLPSALDNRPLRYDEFERRLDNVIYVSATPAEYEIEKSKAVVEQIIRPTGLVDPEISVRPVENQVDDLIGEIRKVTAKGFRTLVTTLTKRMSEDLTEYLLELGIRVRYMHSDIETLERAEIVRDLRKGEFDVLIGINLLREGLDIPEVAFVAILDADKEGFLRSERSLIQTIGRASRNSEGRVILYADNMTGSMERAINETERRRKLQMEFNEEHGITPTTIRKALQKELVEGEKYKPASGVLAIAEDASAREIKDIIIDLEADMHLAAKNLEFERAAELRDRIKELREEYSL; this is translated from the coding sequence ATGCGTCCTTTCAAACTAGTTTCTGAATACAGTCCGAAGGGTGATCAACCCAAGGCAATTTCCCAGCTCACTGAAGGTATGCTGGCAGGAAAGAAACACCAGACATTGCTCGGTGTGACAGGTTCAGGAAAAACCTTCACAGTCGCCAATGTCATACAGAACGTGCAGAAACCAACTCTGGTTATTGCTCACAACAAAACCCTTGCTGCACAGCTCTTTTCTGAGTTCAGGGAGTTTTTTCCCGACAACGCCGTGGAGTATTTTGTCAGTTATTATGATTACTATCAGCCAGAGGCATATTTGCCTACAACCGATACCTACATTGAAAAGGATGCGTCAATCAACGAAGAGATAGACAGGTTGAGACTTTCGGCAACCAAGTCTTTACTGGAACGCAAAGATGTGATTGTGGTTTCCAGTGTGTCATGTATCTACAACCTTGGTTCTCCTGATGAATGGAGGGCTATGTCTGTGATGCTGACTCCCGGAATGGAGATTGACAGGCCATCTTTCCTTGAGTCACTGATTAACATACAATATGAAAGGAACGATGTTGCTTTCACGCAGGGTACTTTCCGCTTGCGCGGGGATACGATAGAGATATTCCCGGCACAGGAGAAAGAAGGAATAAGGATCGAACTCTTTGGTGATGAGATTGACAGGATCGCCTATTTTGATACGCTAACAGGCAAAGTGCTTGAGGAAGTGCTTCCGGGGGAGACTATTGGTATTTATCCTGCCAAACACTTCGTTATGCCTGAGGAGTATATTGACAAGGCGTTGGGCACAATTGAGGCTGAACTTCATGACAGGTTGGCTGTGCTGAGGTCGGAGAATCGTTTGCTTGAGGCTCAGAGACTGGAACAGAGGACCAAGTTTGACATGGAAATGATACGTGAGCTTGGTTATTGCAGTGGTATTGAGAATTACTCCCGGCACTTTGACGGCCGCCGTCCCGGCGAGCCTCCATCGTCCCTGCTTAATTTCTTCCCTGAAGATTATCTTCTGGTTATCGATGAATCACATGTGACCATCCCGCAGATACGTGGAATGCACAACGGTGACAGGGCAAGGAAACAATCTCTGGTAGAATATGGTTTCAGGTTGCCTTCTGCTCTTGATAACAGGCCGCTGCGCTATGATGAGTTTGAGAGACGGCTTGACAATGTTATTTATGTTTCTGCCACACCTGCGGAGTATGAAATTGAGAAGAGCAAGGCTGTGGTGGAACAGATCATTCGTCCTACTGGCCTTGTTGATCCGGAAATTTCTGTAAGGCCCGTTGAGAATCAGGTGGATGACCTTATCGGTGAGATCCGCAAGGTCACTGCAAAGGGATTCAGAACTCTTGTGACGACTTTGACCAAAAGGATGTCCGAGGATTTGACGGAATATCTGCTGGAGCTTGGTATCAGGGTGCGTTACATGCACTCGGATATTGAAACACTTGAGCGTGCGGAGATCGTCAGGGATTTGAGAAAAGGTGAGTTCGATGTGCTTATCGGTATCAACCTGCTTCGTGAGGGTCTCGATATTCCGGAGGTTGCTTTTGTTGCGATACTGGATGCTGATAAGGAGGGTTTCCTGCGTTCAGAGCGTTCACTTATCCAGACTATCGGACGTGCTTCGAGGAATTCGGAAGGGCGTGTCATTCTGTATGCTGACAATATGACTGGTTCCATGGAACGCGCCATTAATGAGACTGAGAGACGTCGCAAGCTCCAGATGGAATTCAATGAGGAGCATGGTATTACTCCGACTACAATTCGCAAGGCTCTGCAAAAGGAGCTTGTGGAGGGCGAGAAATACAAACCTGCATCCGGTGTTCTGGCAATTGCCGAGGATGCATCGGCACGTGAGATCAAAGATATTATCATCGACCTTGAGGCTGATATGCACCTTGCAGCCAAGAATCTTGAATTTGAGAGGGCGGCAGAACTTCGCGACAGGATAAAGGAACTCAGGGAAGAGTATTCCCTGTGA
- a CDS encoding TIGR00304 family membrane protein: protein MRSPQDLSQLGSLLIFIGFFLVFAGAIVSSFSSSGNFGGLVMIGLIPIAFGSSPEITSSMLWAGVLIAVIYLLARRRL from the coding sequence ATGCGTTCACCACAGGATCTTTCGCAACTGGGATCACTACTCATATTCATTGGATTTTTCCTTGTTTTTGCCGGTGCAATAGTTTCTTCTTTCAGTAGCAGTGGCAATTTTGGCGGCCTTGTTATGATCGGTCTAATACCAATCGCATTTGGCTCATCACCTGAGATCACTTCGTCCATGCTATGGGCAGGTGTCCTGATTGCTGTGATCTATCTGCTGGCAAGGAGGCGATTATGA
- a CDS encoding cobyrinate a,c-diamide synthase, producing MTNAVLLAGTNSGVGKTTVSMGIMAALKRREMEVQPFKVGPDYIDPTYHTAICGKPSRNLDTFMMQVDGVKNTFSKYSEIADINIVEGVMGLFDGMGATEIASSAHVAKSLGIPVILIVNVHGMSRSAAAIVKGFSQFDPDVKIAGVILNKVGSPRHAQMIIDSIPDIPVVGTLPRNKDVTVPSRHLGLYMADELDFDTESLAAFIEENIDLDAIIELSKTAPDFEPPEKEEEIEADLKIGIAYDSAFCFYYQDMFEAFKNTGAEIEFFSPMKGELPDVDGFYFGGGYPELYISELEKSRTTKALKDLAAEGMPMYGECGGLQYMSSSYEIEGTVYKMADVLPAETVQTKKLQALGYTEGVANGDFIKGTIRGHEFHYSATYCDNDAKLAYEMKRGKGILDGKDGLTEYNSLASYTHAHPATFPVKSFVEKCREYKRS from the coding sequence ATGACAAATGCGGTGTTGCTTGCAGGTACTAACAGTGGAGTTGGAAAAACGACTGTTTCCATGGGAATTATGGCTGCCCTTAAAAGAAGAGAGATGGAAGTTCAGCCTTTCAAAGTCGGGCCAGACTACATAGACCCCACATACCATACAGCTATCTGCGGCAAGCCATCAAGAAACCTTGATACTTTCATGATGCAGGTTGATGGTGTAAAGAACACTTTTTCAAAGTATTCAGAAATCGCTGACATTAACATCGTTGAAGGAGTTATGGGGCTCTTTGACGGAATGGGAGCTACTGAGATAGCAAGTTCCGCACATGTTGCCAAATCACTTGGCATTCCTGTAATATTGATTGTAAATGTACATGGAATGTCAAGAAGTGCCGCAGCTATTGTCAAAGGATTTTCCCAGTTTGACCCGGATGTAAAGATTGCAGGTGTTATCCTGAATAAAGTTGGAAGCCCAAGACATGCACAGATGATAATAGATTCCATACCTGATATCCCCGTTGTCGGAACACTGCCACGTAACAAGGACGTTACTGTACCTTCCCGACACCTTGGATTATACATGGCAGATGAACTGGATTTCGATACTGAAAGCCTGGCTGCATTTATTGAAGAGAACATTGACCTTGATGCCATAATAGAACTTTCAAAAACAGCGCCGGATTTTGAACCTCCTGAAAAGGAAGAGGAAATAGAGGCGGATCTGAAAATAGGTATTGCATACGACAGTGCATTCTGTTTCTACTACCAGGACATGTTCGAGGCTTTCAAAAATACAGGTGCGGAAATTGAGTTTTTCAGTCCAATGAAAGGAGAACTGCCGGATGTGGATGGTTTCTACTTTGGCGGAGGCTATCCTGAGCTTTACATTTCTGAGCTTGAGAAATCCAGGACAACAAAAGCTCTCAAAGACCTTGCAGCAGAAGGTATGCCGATGTATGGAGAATGTGGCGGATTACAATATATGTCCTCATCCTATGAAATAGAAGGGACAGTATACAAGATGGCAGACGTACTACCTGCAGAAACTGTCCAGACCAAGAAGCTCCAGGCACTTGGTTACACAGAAGGAGTCGCAAACGGAGACTTTATCAAAGGAACTATTAGAGGACATGAGTTCCATTATTCTGCAACATATTGTGACAATGATGCCAAACTTGCTTATGAGATGAAGAGAGGAAAAGGAATTCTTGATGGTAAGGACGGACTTACCGAGTACAATTCACTTGCAAGTTATACTCATGCTCACCCAGCAACATTTCCTGTGAAGAGTTTTGTTGAAAAATGCAGGGAATACAAACGTAGCTGA
- a CDS encoding TIGR00304 family membrane protein, with the protein MMLGTSLVLLGIILIIAGFVLIFISGVSNSQNREKRDEYSLNSDSYHSNSSSNGGSFKSDSDKTEVRGGGLIMLGPIPIIIGSDNKSAQTLMILAIVLMVLYFLLFSR; encoded by the coding sequence ATGATGCTTGGCACCAGTTTGGTCCTATTGGGAATAATATTAATAATTGCAGGTTTTGTACTAATCTTCATTTCAGGTGTATCTAACTCTCAGAATCGTGAAAAAAGAGATGAATACTCTTTAAATTCAGATTCATATCATTCTAATTCTTCGAGTAATGGTGGTAGTTTCAAGTCAGATTCTGATAAAACAGAGGTAAGGGGAGGCGGTCTTATCATGTTAGGTCCTATTCCAATCATAATCGGTTCAGACAACAAGAGTGCTCAGACATTGATGATCCTGGCAATTGTGCTGATGGTGTTGTATTTCCTATTATTTTCCCGATGA